From the genome of Desmodus rotundus isolate HL8 chromosome 2, HLdesRot8A.1, whole genome shotgun sequence, one region includes:
- the LOC112308078 gene encoding 10 kDa heat shock protein, mitochondrial isoform X2: protein MAGQAFRKFLPLFDRVLVERCAAETVTKGGIMLPEKSQGKVLQATVVAVGSGSKGKGGEIQPVSVKVGDKVLLPEYGGTKVVLDDKDYFLFRDGDILGKYVD, encoded by the exons GCAGGACAGGCATTTAGAAAGTTTCTGCCCCTCTTTGATCGTGTACTGGTTGAAAGGTGTGCTGCAGAAACTGTAACTAAAGGAGGCATTATGCTTCCagaaaaatctcaaggaaaagtATTGCAAGCAACTGTAGTAGCTGTTGGATCAGGCTCCAAAGGAAAG GGTGGAGAGATTCAACCAGTTAGTGTGAAAGTTGGAGATAAAGTTCTCCTTCCAGAATATGGAGGAACCAAAGTAGTTCTAGATGACAAG GATTATTTCTTATTTAGAGATGGTGACATTCTTGGAAAGTATGTAGACTGA